A genomic stretch from Chaetodon auriga isolate fChaAug3 chromosome 17, fChaAug3.hap1, whole genome shotgun sequence includes:
- the srfbp1 gene encoding serum response factor-binding protein 1 isoform X3: MIYIMDEVEKMVPPVDEKVKEDEEVQDEKEAEEEGEDGDTGDEEEEGDRGDEEQEGRDDGQREEEEEEEEEEEGMPQATDKVEKNIPLPAQPGEKKQTDSLNLNNEVVRMRKEVKRAKALIIRKLTRQIGALKKKKGKEAEIERNQRRAARLLEEIHAMKGLSPDLVTKTALQKNLNFEQVCKNPKSTITDRATARIATHPQFSKKIEGIKGAVKAFKEERMKGGQQRGKDTVQKKAGKVTPQSPETKEERKSEKEEEDITVEEKEVIDSEEGDEILEDIADATVNEPEQDEGKAAHSAQTAVCQMKEMPTKVRPPSVKSSEIKDTVKNIPQSKDAEKKPNPTPAPELLHKKVAEEESDLDTSDDEQKEYFDDSTEERFRKQSSQSEESDDDDFFVGKVSKFKKKKQKSVDQEKGHEVTMDPTDQVQSKLDELESRLKSKMTWLQSVFCSSLSKPVRGRGAGRGRGGDKFRGQGKPRGGNGLNRDFSQQPKFQKQEKETERNSGSKYSKSESSEKGFPSVGRGRGRGRGDGIRQRDPRGGGGFFHQAPQQALHPSWEASKKRKEQQGQILAFQGKKIKFDDDD; encoded by the exons ATGATATACATCATGGACGAGGTAGAGAAAATGGTGCCACCTGTTGACgagaaagtgaaggaggacGAAGAGGTACAGGACgagaaagaagcagaagaggaaggagaggatggTGATACtggagatgaggaagaggagggggataGAGGTGATGAAGAACAGGAAGGAAGAGATGATGGgcaaagggaagaagaagaagaagaagaagaagaagaagagggaatgCCACAGGCCACAGATAAAGTTGAGAAAAATATTCCATTGCCTGCTCAACCCGGTGAGAAAAAGCAAACTGACAGCCTGAACCTCAACAACGAGgtggtgaggatgaggaaggaggtgaagagggCTAAGGCTTTGATCATCAGGAAGCTGACACGACAGATTGGCgccctgaagaagaagaagggcaAAGAGGCAGAAATTGAGAGGAATCAGAGGAGAGCTGCCAGACTGCTGGAGGAGATCCACGCCATGAAGGGCCTCTCACCAGACCTG GTGACCAAGACAGCCTTGCAGAAGAATCTCAACTTTGAACAGGTGTGTAAAAATCCAAAGTCTACTATTACTGACCGGGCCACAGCACGCATCGCCACCCACCCTCAATTCAGCAAGAAGATCGAAGGCATCAAAGGTGCCGTGAAAGCCTTCAAAGAGGAGCGGATGAAGggtggacagcagagagggaaggataCAGTGCAAAAGAAAGCTGGAAAGGTGACTCCACAGTCACCAGAgacaaaggaagaaagaaagagtgagaaagaagaggaggacattacagtggaggagaaggaagtCATAGACAGTGAGGAAGGAGATGAAATCCTTGAAGACATTGCAGATGCCACTGTTAATGAACCTGAACAGGACGAAGGGAAAGCAGCTCATTCAGctcaaactgctgtttgtcaaatgaaagaaatgccTACGAAAGTAAGACCACCATCAGTAAAAAGTAGTGAAATAAAggacactgtgaaaaatatacCTCAAAGTAAAGATGCAGAAAAGAAACCCAATCCTACGCCTGCACCTGAACTGCTTCACAAAAAGGTTGCTGAGGAAGAGAGTGATTTAGATACATCCGACGACGAGCAAAAAGAGTACTTCGatgacagcacagaggaacGTTTCCGCAAGCAGTCCTCCCAGTCTGAGGAGAGCGATGACGATGACTTCTTTGTTGGAAAAGTGAGCAAattcaagaagaagaagcagaaaagcgTAGACCAGGAGAAGGGGCATGAAGTGACAATGGACCCGACTGACCAGGTCCAGAGTAAACTTGATGAGCTTGAGTCCAGGCTGAAGTCTAAAATGACCTggcttcagtctgttttttgttcttctctttctAAGCCTGTTAGGGGCAGGGGTGCAGGTAGAGGGAGAGGTGGGGATAAATTTAGGGGCCAAGGGAAACCAAGGGGTGGCAATGGTTTAAATAGAGATTTTAGTCAACAGCCCAAGTTCCaaaagcaggagaaagaaacagaaagaaattcAGGGTCCAAGTACAGTAAGTCAGAGTCGTCAGAGAAGGGCTTTCCCTCTGTCGGCAGAGGGAGGGGCCGAGGCAGAGGTGATGGTATCAGGCAAAGGGATCCCAGAGGTGGAGGTGGCTTTTTCCATCAGGCACCACAGCAGGCACTGCATCCGTCCTGGGAGGCGAGTAAGAAAAGGAAGGAGCAGCAAGGACAAATCCTGGCCTTCCAGGGGAAGAAGATCaagtttgatgatgatgactga
- the LOC143334839 gene encoding low density lipoprotein receptor adapter protein 1-B-like isoform X2 yields MDALKSAGRAIIRSPSMAKQSWTAGRHRKLPENWTDTRETILEGMTFNLRHLGMTLVDQPKGEDLSAAAVKRIVATAKASGKKPQKVALKVSPQGIVLYDSLTNKLLENVSIYRISYCTVDKLHDKVFAYIAQNTLNGTLECHAYLCSKRKVAQAVALTVAQAFTVAFELWQVAKEEKGRRAKSGSAGEASSSSHSERSNSLGSLKGTDVATDNLLDFEDSVNAVVETNGNAEEDQLDNHRPSETNNNPAWAIEDDLDEAFSSCALDSYGSYPAWQCRVLTPRSWTLG; encoded by the exons ATGGATGCCCTCAAGTCGGCTGGGAGAGCTATTATCCGGAGCCCAAGTATGGCGAAACAGTCCTGGACTGCCGGCAGACACAGAA agcttCCGGAGAACTGGACTGACACCCGGGAGACCATCTTAGAGGGCATGACCTTTAACCTTCGCCACCTCGGTATGACACTTGTGGATCAGCCCAAGGGAGAGGACCTGTCGGCTGCTGCAGTGAAGAGGATTGTTGCCACG gCTAAAGCCAGTGGGAAGAAGCCTCAGAAGGTTGCTCTGAAGGTTTCCCCTCAGGGAATCGTCCTGTATGACAGCTTGACCAACAAACTCCTGGAAAATGTCTCCATATACAG AATATCCTACTGCACTGTGGACAAACTGCATGATAAAGTGTTCGCTTATATTGCTCAAAACACCCTCAATGGGACCCTGGAGTGCCACGCCTACCTCTGCTCCAAGAGGAAAGTG GCTCAGGCAGTGGCTTTGACAGTAGCCCAGGCCTTCACAGTAGCGTTCGAACTCTGGCAAGTAGCCAAAGAAG agaaaggaagaagagcGAAGTCTGGCTCAGCCGGAGAGGCCAGCAGTAGTTCCCATTCAGAGAGATCTAACAGCTTGGGGAGCCTGAAAGGGACAg ATGTTGCCACAGACAACCTATTGGACTTTGAGGACAGCGTGAACGCGGTAGTGGAGACCAATGGGAATGCAGAGGAGGATCAGCTGGATAACCACAGGCCCTCTGAGACCAATAATAACCCTGCCTGG GCGATAGAAGATGATCTGGATGAAGCCTTCTCCAG cTGTGCTCTGGATAGCTATGGTTCATATCCAG
- the srfbp1 gene encoding serum response factor-binding protein 1 isoform X1 produces MHSQLPIQDVLMLQQMIYIMDEVEKMVPPVDEKVKEDEEVQDEKEAEEEGEDGDTGDEEEEGDRGDEEQEGRDDGQREEEEEEEEEEEGMPQATDKVEKNIPLPAQPGEKKQTDSLNLNNEVVRMRKEVKRAKALIIRKLTRQIGALKKKKGKEAEIERNQRRAARLLEEIHAMKGLSPDLVTKTALQKNLNFEQVCKNPKSTITDRATARIATHPQFSKKIEGIKGAVKAFKEERMKGGQQRGKDTVQKKAGKVTPQSPETKEERKSEKEEEDITVEEKEVIDSEEGDEILEDIADATVNEPEQDEGKAAHSAQTAVCQMKEMPTKVRPPSVKSSEIKDTVKNIPQSKDAEKKPNPTPAPELLHKKVAEEESDLDTSDDEQKEYFDDSTEERFRKQSSQSEESDDDDFFVGKVSKFKKKKQKSVDQEKGHEVTMDPTDQVQSKLDELESRLKSKMTWLQSVFCSSLSKPVRGRGAGRGRGGDKFRGQGKPRGGNGLNRDFSQQPKFQKQEKETERNSGSKYSKSESSEKGFPSVGRGRGRGRGDGIRQRDPRGGGGFFHQAPQQALHPSWEASKKRKEQQGQILAFQGKKIKFDDDD; encoded by the exons ATGCACAGTCAGTTACCAATCCAAGATGTGTTAATGCTTCAACAGATGATATACATCATGGACGAGGTAGAGAAAATGGTGCCACCTGTTGACgagaaagtgaaggaggacGAAGAGGTACAGGACgagaaagaagcagaagaggaaggagaggatggTGATACtggagatgaggaagaggagggggataGAGGTGATGAAGAACAGGAAGGAAGAGATGATGGgcaaagggaagaagaagaagaagaagaagaagaagaagagggaatgCCACAGGCCACAGATAAAGTTGAGAAAAATATTCCATTGCCTGCTCAACCCGGTGAGAAAAAGCAAACTGACAGCCTGAACCTCAACAACGAGgtggtgaggatgaggaaggaggtgaagagggCTAAGGCTTTGATCATCAGGAAGCTGACACGACAGATTGGCgccctgaagaagaagaagggcaAAGAGGCAGAAATTGAGAGGAATCAGAGGAGAGCTGCCAGACTGCTGGAGGAGATCCACGCCATGAAGGGCCTCTCACCAGACCTG GTGACCAAGACAGCCTTGCAGAAGAATCTCAACTTTGAACAGGTGTGTAAAAATCCAAAGTCTACTATTACTGACCGGGCCACAGCACGCATCGCCACCCACCCTCAATTCAGCAAGAAGATCGAAGGCATCAAAGGTGCCGTGAAAGCCTTCAAAGAGGAGCGGATGAAGggtggacagcagagagggaaggataCAGTGCAAAAGAAAGCTGGAAAGGTGACTCCACAGTCACCAGAgacaaaggaagaaagaaagagtgagaaagaagaggaggacattacagtggaggagaaggaagtCATAGACAGTGAGGAAGGAGATGAAATCCTTGAAGACATTGCAGATGCCACTGTTAATGAACCTGAACAGGACGAAGGGAAAGCAGCTCATTCAGctcaaactgctgtttgtcaaatgaaagaaatgccTACGAAAGTAAGACCACCATCAGTAAAAAGTAGTGAAATAAAggacactgtgaaaaatatacCTCAAAGTAAAGATGCAGAAAAGAAACCCAATCCTACGCCTGCACCTGAACTGCTTCACAAAAAGGTTGCTGAGGAAGAGAGTGATTTAGATACATCCGACGACGAGCAAAAAGAGTACTTCGatgacagcacagaggaacGTTTCCGCAAGCAGTCCTCCCAGTCTGAGGAGAGCGATGACGATGACTTCTTTGTTGGAAAAGTGAGCAAattcaagaagaagaagcagaaaagcgTAGACCAGGAGAAGGGGCATGAAGTGACAATGGACCCGACTGACCAGGTCCAGAGTAAACTTGATGAGCTTGAGTCCAGGCTGAAGTCTAAAATGACCTggcttcagtctgttttttgttcttctctttctAAGCCTGTTAGGGGCAGGGGTGCAGGTAGAGGGAGAGGTGGGGATAAATTTAGGGGCCAAGGGAAACCAAGGGGTGGCAATGGTTTAAATAGAGATTTTAGTCAACAGCCCAAGTTCCaaaagcaggagaaagaaacagaaagaaattcAGGGTCCAAGTACAGTAAGTCAGAGTCGTCAGAGAAGGGCTTTCCCTCTGTCGGCAGAGGGAGGGGCCGAGGCAGAGGTGATGGTATCAGGCAAAGGGATCCCAGAGGTGGAGGTGGCTTTTTCCATCAGGCACCACAGCAGGCACTGCATCCGTCCTGGGAGGCGAGTAAGAAAAGGAAGGAGCAGCAAGGACAAATCCTGGCCTTCCAGGGGAAGAAGATCaagtttgatgatgatgactga
- the srfbp1 gene encoding serum response factor-binding protein 1 isoform X4: protein MPQATDKVEKNIPLPAQPGEKKQTDSLNLNNEVVRMRKEVKRAKALIIRKLTRQIGALKKKKGKEAEIERNQRRAARLLEEIHAMKGLSPDLVTKTALQKNLNFEQVCKNPKSTITDRATARIATHPQFSKKIEGIKGAVKAFKEERMKGGQQRGKDTVQKKAGKVTPQSPETKEERKSEKEEEDITVEEKEVIDSEEGDEILEDIADATVNEPEQDEGKAAHSAQTAVCQMKEMPTKVRPPSVKSSEIKDTVKNIPQSKDAEKKPNPTPAPELLHKKVAEEESDLDTSDDEQKEYFDDSTEERFRKQSSQSEESDDDDFFVGKVSKFKKKKQKSVDQEKGHEVTMDPTDQVQSKLDELESRLKSKMTWLQSVFCSSLSKPVRGRGAGRGRGGDKFRGQGKPRGGNGLNRDFSQQPKFQKQEKETERNSGSKYSKSESSEKGFPSVGRGRGRGRGDGIRQRDPRGGGGFFHQAPQQALHPSWEASKKRKEQQGQILAFQGKKIKFDDDD, encoded by the exons atgCCACAGGCCACAGATAAAGTTGAGAAAAATATTCCATTGCCTGCTCAACCCGGTGAGAAAAAGCAAACTGACAGCCTGAACCTCAACAACGAGgtggtgaggatgaggaaggaggtgaagagggCTAAGGCTTTGATCATCAGGAAGCTGACACGACAGATTGGCgccctgaagaagaagaagggcaAAGAGGCAGAAATTGAGAGGAATCAGAGGAGAGCTGCCAGACTGCTGGAGGAGATCCACGCCATGAAGGGCCTCTCACCAGACCTG GTGACCAAGACAGCCTTGCAGAAGAATCTCAACTTTGAACAGGTGTGTAAAAATCCAAAGTCTACTATTACTGACCGGGCCACAGCACGCATCGCCACCCACCCTCAATTCAGCAAGAAGATCGAAGGCATCAAAGGTGCCGTGAAAGCCTTCAAAGAGGAGCGGATGAAGggtggacagcagagagggaaggataCAGTGCAAAAGAAAGCTGGAAAGGTGACTCCACAGTCACCAGAgacaaaggaagaaagaaagagtgagaaagaagaggaggacattacagtggaggagaaggaagtCATAGACAGTGAGGAAGGAGATGAAATCCTTGAAGACATTGCAGATGCCACTGTTAATGAACCTGAACAGGACGAAGGGAAAGCAGCTCATTCAGctcaaactgctgtttgtcaaatgaaagaaatgccTACGAAAGTAAGACCACCATCAGTAAAAAGTAGTGAAATAAAggacactgtgaaaaatatacCTCAAAGTAAAGATGCAGAAAAGAAACCCAATCCTACGCCTGCACCTGAACTGCTTCACAAAAAGGTTGCTGAGGAAGAGAGTGATTTAGATACATCCGACGACGAGCAAAAAGAGTACTTCGatgacagcacagaggaacGTTTCCGCAAGCAGTCCTCCCAGTCTGAGGAGAGCGATGACGATGACTTCTTTGTTGGAAAAGTGAGCAAattcaagaagaagaagcagaaaagcgTAGACCAGGAGAAGGGGCATGAAGTGACAATGGACCCGACTGACCAGGTCCAGAGTAAACTTGATGAGCTTGAGTCCAGGCTGAAGTCTAAAATGACCTggcttcagtctgttttttgttcttctctttctAAGCCTGTTAGGGGCAGGGGTGCAGGTAGAGGGAGAGGTGGGGATAAATTTAGGGGCCAAGGGAAACCAAGGGGTGGCAATGGTTTAAATAGAGATTTTAGTCAACAGCCCAAGTTCCaaaagcaggagaaagaaacagaaagaaattcAGGGTCCAAGTACAGTAAGTCAGAGTCGTCAGAGAAGGGCTTTCCCTCTGTCGGCAGAGGGAGGGGCCGAGGCAGAGGTGATGGTATCAGGCAAAGGGATCCCAGAGGTGGAGGTGGCTTTTTCCATCAGGCACCACAGCAGGCACTGCATCCGTCCTGGGAGGCGAGTAAGAAAAGGAAGGAGCAGCAAGGACAAATCCTGGCCTTCCAGGGGAAGAAGATCaagtttgatgatgatgactga
- the maco1a gene encoding macoilin-1: protein MKRRNADCSKLRRPLKRNRITEGIYSSTFLYLKFLVVWVLVLLADFVLEFRFEYLWPFWLFIRSVYDSFRYQGLAFSVFFVCVAFTSDIICLLFIPVQWLFFAASTYVWVQYVWHTERGVCLPTVSLWILFVYIEAAIRFKDLKNFHVDLCRPFAAHCIGYPVVTLGFGFKSYVSYKMRLRKQKEVQKENEFYMQLLQQALPPEQQMLQRQEREAEEAALAKGISEVEPSVITQNGAPPGKKSTTVLLPELEYREKGKDSTTKEREGKKQNTIGINNNSIIHTLDSKLQETEYIETYAGTKRLNNDLAGENTHADTNTHSTSKEEIGGTGKNYKNASGGGGNISNSSPRNHSSSNGSVPPGSSTNKNEKKQKGSGKGQKDPVENCIPNNQLGKPDALVRLEQDVKRLKADLQANRQLESELRSQLSSLGSQDRSLRSELGQLRQDNELLQNKLHGAVQAKQKDKQTISQLEKRLKAEQEARALAEKQLAEERKRKKMEEATAARAVALAAATRVESTDSLRGRIRELETECKKLSMDMKLKEEQIRDLEGKCQELRKYKENEKDTEVLMSALSAMQEKTQHLENSLSAETRIKLDLFSALGDAKRQLEIAQGQIHQREQEIAELKQKIAEVMAVMPSLSYSSDGSNLSPVAPHYSSKFMDNSPSSLDPNASVYQPLKK from the exons ATGAAGCGGCGCAATGCGGACTGCAGCAAACTCCGACGGCCGTTAAAACGGAACCGAATCACCGAGGGTATATATAGCAG TACATTCCTGTACCTGAAGTTCCTGGTGGTGTGGGTGTTAGTTCTTCTGGCTGACTTTGTGCTGGAGTTCAGGTTTGAGTACCTGTGGCCCTTCTGGCTTTTCATTCGAAGCGTCTACGACTCCTTCAGATATCAGGGATTG GCGTTCTCTGTCTTCTTCGTATGTGTGGCGTTCACGTCAGACATCatctgcctcctcttcatccccgTCCAATGGCTGTTTTTCGCTGCCAGCACCTACGTATGGGTCCAGTATGTCTGGCACACAG agagaggagtCTGTCTACCCACTGTATCGCTATGGATCCTGTTTGTGTACATCGAAGCCGCCATACGGTTCAAAGATCTGAAGAACTTTCATGTAGACCTGTGTCGACCCTTTGCTGCTCACTG TATCGGCTATCCAGTGGTGACTCTGGGCTTCGGCTTTAAGAGCTACGTTAGCTACAAGATGCGACTGAGGAAGCAGAAGGAAGTGCAGAAGGAGAATGAATTCTACATGCAGCTTCTACAGCAGGCTTTACCTCCAGAGCAACAGAtgctgcagagacaggagagggaggcagaggagg CTGCTTTAGCTAAAGGGATCTCAGAGGTAGAACCTTCAGTAATAACCCAAAACGGAGCACCTCCTGGAAAGAAAAGTACCACAGTCCTGTTACCAGAACTGGAGTACCGGGAAAAAGGGAAAGACAGTACTACAAAAGAGCGTGagggcaaaaaacaaaacacaattgGAATCAATAACAACAGTATTATTCACACACTGGACTCCAAACTACAGGAGACAGAGTATATAGAGACCTACGCCGGGACAAAGAGACTGAATAACGACCTggcaggagaaaacacacatgctgatACCAACACACACTCTACTTCTAAAGAGGAAATTGGAGGGACGGGGAAGAACTACAAAAACGCCAGCGGAGGTGGGGGTAACATTTCCAACTCGTCTCCCCGGAATCACAGTTCTTCAAATGGCAGCGTGCCGCCAGGTTCCTCCACCAATAAGaatgaaaagaagcagaaggGGTCAGGGAAGGGGCAGAAGGACCCCGTGGAGAACTGCATCCCCAACAACCAGCTGGGCAAGCCGGACGCTCTCGTGCG GCTGGAGCAGGATGTGAAGCGTCTGAAGGCAGATCTTCAGGCCAACAGGCAGCTGGAGTCAGAACTGCGGAgtcagctctcctctctgggcAGCCAGGACCGCAGCCTTCGCTCTGAGCTGGGCCAGCTCCGCCAGGACAACGAGCTGCTACAGAACAA GCTCCACGGTGCCGTCCAGGCCAAGCAGAAGGATAAGCAGACCATCTCCCAGCTGGAGAAGAGACTAAAGGCTGAGCAGGAGGCTCGCGCCCTCGCTGAGAAACAGCTGGccgaggagaggaagaggaagaagatggaaGAGGCCACTGCTGCCAGAGCCGTAGCATTAGCCGCTGCCACCAG AGTGGAGTCCACCGACTCTCTGCGTGGTCGTATCAGAGAGCTGGAGACCGAGTGCAAGAAGCTCAGCATGGACATGAAACTTAAGGAGGAGCAGATTCGGGATCTGGAGGGCAAGTGTCAG GAGCTGCGCAAGTACAAAGAGAACGAGAAGGACACAGAGGTGTTGATGTCAGCGCTGTCAGCCATGCAGGAGAAGACCCAGCACCTGGAGAACAGCCTGAGTGCTGAGACCAGGATCAAACTGGACCTCTTCTCTGCACTGGGGGACGCCAAGAGGCAGCTGGAGATAGCACAAG GCCAGATCCACCAGAGGGAGCAGGAGATCGCCGAGCTGAAGCAGAAGATAGCAGAGGTGATGGCGGTGATGCCCAGCCTGTCCTACTCATCAGACGGCAGCAACCTCAGCCCCGTCGCCCCGCACTACTCCTCCAAGTTCATGGACAATAGTCCCTCCTCCCTGGACCCCAACGCCTCAGTCTACCAGCCCCTCAAGAAGTGA
- the srfbp1 gene encoding serum response factor-binding protein 1 isoform X2 — MPQPRLFGWLGQMIYIMDEVEKMVPPVDEKVKEDEEVQDEKEAEEEGEDGDTGDEEEEGDRGDEEQEGRDDGQREEEEEEEEEEEGMPQATDKVEKNIPLPAQPGEKKQTDSLNLNNEVVRMRKEVKRAKALIIRKLTRQIGALKKKKGKEAEIERNQRRAARLLEEIHAMKGLSPDLVTKTALQKNLNFEQVCKNPKSTITDRATARIATHPQFSKKIEGIKGAVKAFKEERMKGGQQRGKDTVQKKAGKVTPQSPETKEERKSEKEEEDITVEEKEVIDSEEGDEILEDIADATVNEPEQDEGKAAHSAQTAVCQMKEMPTKVRPPSVKSSEIKDTVKNIPQSKDAEKKPNPTPAPELLHKKVAEEESDLDTSDDEQKEYFDDSTEERFRKQSSQSEESDDDDFFVGKVSKFKKKKQKSVDQEKGHEVTMDPTDQVQSKLDELESRLKSKMTWLQSVFCSSLSKPVRGRGAGRGRGGDKFRGQGKPRGGNGLNRDFSQQPKFQKQEKETERNSGSKYSKSESSEKGFPSVGRGRGRGRGDGIRQRDPRGGGGFFHQAPQQALHPSWEASKKRKEQQGQILAFQGKKIKFDDDD; from the exons ATGCCTCAGCCACGTTTGTTTGGCTGGCTCGGTCAG ATGATATACATCATGGACGAGGTAGAGAAAATGGTGCCACCTGTTGACgagaaagtgaaggaggacGAAGAGGTACAGGACgagaaagaagcagaagaggaaggagaggatggTGATACtggagatgaggaagaggagggggataGAGGTGATGAAGAACAGGAAGGAAGAGATGATGGgcaaagggaagaagaagaagaagaagaagaagaagaagagggaatgCCACAGGCCACAGATAAAGTTGAGAAAAATATTCCATTGCCTGCTCAACCCGGTGAGAAAAAGCAAACTGACAGCCTGAACCTCAACAACGAGgtggtgaggatgaggaaggaggtgaagagggCTAAGGCTTTGATCATCAGGAAGCTGACACGACAGATTGGCgccctgaagaagaagaagggcaAAGAGGCAGAAATTGAGAGGAATCAGAGGAGAGCTGCCAGACTGCTGGAGGAGATCCACGCCATGAAGGGCCTCTCACCAGACCTG GTGACCAAGACAGCCTTGCAGAAGAATCTCAACTTTGAACAGGTGTGTAAAAATCCAAAGTCTACTATTACTGACCGGGCCACAGCACGCATCGCCACCCACCCTCAATTCAGCAAGAAGATCGAAGGCATCAAAGGTGCCGTGAAAGCCTTCAAAGAGGAGCGGATGAAGggtggacagcagagagggaaggataCAGTGCAAAAGAAAGCTGGAAAGGTGACTCCACAGTCACCAGAgacaaaggaagaaagaaagagtgagaaagaagaggaggacattacagtggaggagaaggaagtCATAGACAGTGAGGAAGGAGATGAAATCCTTGAAGACATTGCAGATGCCACTGTTAATGAACCTGAACAGGACGAAGGGAAAGCAGCTCATTCAGctcaaactgctgtttgtcaaatgaaagaaatgccTACGAAAGTAAGACCACCATCAGTAAAAAGTAGTGAAATAAAggacactgtgaaaaatatacCTCAAAGTAAAGATGCAGAAAAGAAACCCAATCCTACGCCTGCACCTGAACTGCTTCACAAAAAGGTTGCTGAGGAAGAGAGTGATTTAGATACATCCGACGACGAGCAAAAAGAGTACTTCGatgacagcacagaggaacGTTTCCGCAAGCAGTCCTCCCAGTCTGAGGAGAGCGATGACGATGACTTCTTTGTTGGAAAAGTGAGCAAattcaagaagaagaagcagaaaagcgTAGACCAGGAGAAGGGGCATGAAGTGACAATGGACCCGACTGACCAGGTCCAGAGTAAACTTGATGAGCTTGAGTCCAGGCTGAAGTCTAAAATGACCTggcttcagtctgttttttgttcttctctttctAAGCCTGTTAGGGGCAGGGGTGCAGGTAGAGGGAGAGGTGGGGATAAATTTAGGGGCCAAGGGAAACCAAGGGGTGGCAATGGTTTAAATAGAGATTTTAGTCAACAGCCCAAGTTCCaaaagcaggagaaagaaacagaaagaaattcAGGGTCCAAGTACAGTAAGTCAGAGTCGTCAGAGAAGGGCTTTCCCTCTGTCGGCAGAGGGAGGGGCCGAGGCAGAGGTGATGGTATCAGGCAAAGGGATCCCAGAGGTGGAGGTGGCTTTTTCCATCAGGCACCACAGCAGGCACTGCATCCGTCCTGGGAGGCGAGTAAGAAAAGGAAGGAGCAGCAAGGACAAATCCTGGCCTTCCAGGGGAAGAAGATCaagtttgatgatgatgactga